The Vibrio astriarenae genome contains a region encoding:
- a CDS encoding VapE domain-containing protein, whose amino-acid sequence MECIAEGIDQPNENTKPNYPDLDARFNPLPTSRNLQALLSSNRIDVVVNKMNMEVELFVDGRMLNKTAEQKRSLLIDVCLRGGLKKEILTDHLMSLAENNSYHPFANYLEESGWDGKDRIGILIEAMNAKDSELAYCVMRKFFIAVVASIFETPFSSKLIPVLQGGQSFRKTAFIKRFASVFEGAFLEGQEINPDSKDSVISCINSLIVELGELERTSRNSQGSLKAFITKEVDTVRPPYGAKDIKKPRQTSFIATVNVTGFLRDETGSSRYAVIELDTPIDMEVVNQTLGWRYDNGRLKHLYPDELKQFWLQVYELYKSGESWHLTEKELELAARVNNEHNAKSSYYEAIVERFLIDNPDKYIWEWVTASEVCKYINVHIDKNRVVGKELKRLAQDEGAIEFKSGRSNSSLYRLPVSVRVVS is encoded by the coding sequence ATGGAATGCATCGCTGAAGGGATTGACCAGCCTAATGAAAACACTAAGCCGAACTATCCTGATTTGGATGCTAGGTTTAACCCATTGCCCACATCAAGGAACTTGCAAGCGCTGTTATCAAGCAACCGAATCGATGTAGTAGTGAACAAAATGAACATGGAAGTGGAGCTATTTGTAGATGGACGAATGCTAAATAAAACCGCCGAGCAAAAGCGAAGTTTGTTGATCGATGTTTGTCTTAGAGGTGGATTGAAGAAGGAGATTCTAACTGATCACCTAATGTCATTGGCAGAGAATAACAGCTACCATCCTTTTGCCAACTACCTCGAAGAAAGCGGTTGGGATGGAAAGGACCGCATAGGTATTTTAATTGAAGCTATGAACGCGAAGGATAGCGAGTTAGCATATTGTGTGATGCGAAAGTTCTTCATTGCCGTTGTGGCATCAATATTTGAAACGCCATTTAGCTCAAAACTCATCCCTGTACTTCAAGGTGGGCAATCATTCAGGAAGACTGCATTTATTAAACGCTTTGCTTCCGTGTTTGAGGGAGCTTTCCTAGAAGGGCAGGAGATTAACCCTGATTCCAAAGATTCAGTAATAAGCTGTATCAATAGTCTGATTGTTGAGTTGGGTGAGCTAGAGCGTACGTCCCGCAATAGCCAAGGTAGTCTAAAGGCTTTTATTACCAAAGAGGTTGATACAGTTAGACCACCCTATGGTGCAAAAGATATTAAGAAACCTCGACAAACCTCGTTTATCGCTACCGTTAATGTTACGGGGTTCCTACGCGATGAGACAGGCTCAAGTCGATATGCAGTTATCGAACTTGATACTCCAATTGATATGGAAGTTGTGAATCAAACCTTAGGTTGGCGTTACGACAATGGAAGATTGAAGCATCTGTATCCAGATGAGTTGAAGCAATTTTGGCTTCAAGTCTATGAGTTATACAAATCTGGAGAGTCATGGCACCTTACGGAAAAGGAATTAGAGCTAGCGGCAAGGGTTAATAACGAACACAACGCTAAAAGCTCTTACTATGAGGCAATTGTTGAGCGATTCCTTATCGATAATCCTGATAAATATATATGGGAGTGGGTGACCGCTTCTGAGGTCTGTAAGTACATTAATGTCCACATAGATAAGAATCGAGTCGTTGGAAAAGAGCTTAAGCGGTTAGCTCAAGATGAGGGTGCAATTGAGTTCAAGTCTGGAAGATCAAATTCATCTCTGTATCGACTCCCGGTTTCTGTGCGTGTAGTAAGCTGA
- a CDS encoding nSTAND3 domain-containing NTPase → MYSFDCLNDKEFEELANDIVEVVFGIRIERFKQGPDQGIDGRFYISNEQNVIVQSKHYQKSGVTKLINHCKKSEYKKVHNLNPNSYVFVTSVSLSPKNKEDLVKIFYPYLKLTDVLGFDELVSVLNKNPDIVRTHYKLWINSSNALFNTINNDIYVNNKWLIDDIKSKTGLYVITQNHTNIKNAIESNNYVIVTGEPGIGKTTISKSICLEYIVDGYELVNVTSTIKEAMRLYKEGERQVFYYDDFLGSNFLEYFEGKEDSDIISFINAVKRDDTKKFILTSRTNIFNQGVYISSNFRVRKIDKGSVVNVQKYTKLEKARILYNHLYFSNLDLSKVEAVFENGKYHSIINHKNFNPRLIEFITDSERLVDDIDYLSFVESVLTDPSDIWSHVFDCQINNLDRVFVYIVCLSDKNIEESIIKSRCEEYFLESKWTFDDNWFDKSRRTVVGSLLNRIIYKDGIRYELFNPSIKDYVIRVLINNLKVLERLTITTNNPSEIDGMLYHCRASVDRSLFYSRLITTLTNKSNFEEYYDLFIVAYYHLYAYSEGYSIYTSKFLYVIESDKFSTKVIDRVIFVFKHFIQEDVDKLDWNKYLGIVLTKCNSYEILAEFSSVIHDLEENEFDLDVNLIDSYQEYGVDIAHDEIDNYVSSELSFYDDIDDQIFSLVDKFLDQFEYPLEVSSYDLLSSVDRNSILIDRMHDEQDYFTTREVKEIGSQREISDLFTKYW, encoded by the coding sequence ATGTACAGTTTTGATTGCCTTAATGATAAAGAGTTTGAAGAGTTGGCTAATGATATTGTTGAGGTAGTATTTGGAATTAGAATAGAAAGATTTAAGCAGGGGCCGGATCAAGGTATAGATGGGCGCTTTTACATTTCCAACGAACAGAATGTAATTGTACAGTCTAAACACTACCAGAAGAGTGGTGTAACTAAGCTAATTAATCATTGTAAAAAAAGTGAATATAAAAAAGTTCATAATCTAAACCCTAATAGCTACGTCTTTGTGACCTCTGTTTCTTTATCACCAAAAAACAAAGAAGACCTAGTTAAAATATTTTACCCATACTTGAAATTAACAGATGTTCTAGGTTTTGATGAGTTGGTTAGCGTACTCAATAAAAATCCGGATATAGTTAGAACCCACTATAAGCTTTGGATCAATAGCTCAAATGCACTGTTTAACACAATTAATAATGATATCTACGTTAACAATAAATGGTTAATAGATGATATAAAAAGTAAAACGGGTCTATATGTAATAACTCAAAATCATACTAATATAAAAAATGCAATTGAAAGTAATAATTATGTCATAGTCACAGGAGAGCCGGGTATTGGTAAAACAACGATATCCAAATCGATTTGCCTTGAATATATAGTCGACGGATATGAATTGGTTAATGTTACTTCGACTATCAAGGAGGCGATGAGATTATATAAAGAAGGAGAGCGACAGGTATTTTATTATGATGATTTCCTAGGTTCTAACTTCTTGGAATATTTCGAAGGCAAAGAAGACTCTGATATCATCAGTTTTATAAATGCTGTAAAAAGAGATGACACAAAAAAGTTCATTCTAACATCTAGAACAAATATATTTAATCAAGGCGTTTATATTTCAAGTAATTTTAGAGTTAGAAAAATTGACAAAGGGAGTGTTGTTAATGTTCAAAAGTATACAAAGTTAGAAAAAGCTAGGATTTTGTACAATCACCTCTATTTTTCTAATTTGGATCTGTCAAAAGTTGAAGCGGTTTTCGAAAATGGAAAGTACCATTCAATAATAAATCATAAAAACTTCAACCCACGTCTAATTGAGTTCATAACCGACTCTGAAAGGTTAGTTGATGATATCGATTATTTGTCTTTTGTGGAATCAGTGTTGACAGATCCCAGTGACATATGGAGTCATGTTTTCGATTGCCAGATTAATAACTTGGATAGAGTGTTTGTATATATTGTTTGTCTTTCTGATAAAAATATCGAAGAGAGCATTATAAAATCCAGGTGTGAAGAATATTTTTTAGAGTCTAAATGGACCTTTGATGATAATTGGTTTGATAAATCTAGACGAACTGTGGTAGGTTCTTTGTTAAATCGAATTATATATAAAGATGGTATAAGGTACGAGTTATTTAACCCATCTATTAAAGACTATGTGATAAGGGTTCTAATAAATAATTTGAAGGTGTTGGAAAGATTAACCATCACAACAAACAACCCTAGTGAAATCGATGGTATGCTTTATCATTGTAGAGCAAGTGTTGACCGGTCTTTGTTCTATAGCCGATTAATCACAACGTTGACTAACAAGAGTAACTTTGAAGAATATTATGATTTATTTATTGTAGCGTATTACCATCTTTATGCATATAGTGAAGGTTACTCTATTTATACATCTAAATTTCTTTATGTGATAGAAAGTGATAAATTTAGTACAAAAGTTATTGATCGAGTAATTTTTGTATTTAAGCATTTCATTCAAGAGGATGTTGACAAATTAGACTGGAACAAGTATCTAGGGATTGTTCTAACTAAGTGTAATAGTTATGAAATACTCGCAGAATTTTCTTCAGTTATTCATGATCTTGAAGAAAATGAATTTGATTTAGATGTCAATCTGATTGATTCATATCAAGAGTATGGCGTGGATATTGCTCACGACGAAATTGATAATTATGTTAGCTCTGAGCTGTCATTCTATGATGATATCGATGATCAAATATTTAGTCTGGTAGACAAGTTTTTGGACCAATTTGAATATCCACTAGAAGTTTCTTCTTATGATTTGCTTTCGTCTGTAGACAGAAATAGTATCCTGATCGATAGAATGCATGATGAACAGGATTATTTCACTACACGTGAGGTTAAAGAAATAGGAAGCCAGCGAGAAATTAGTGATTTATTTACTAAGTACTGGTAG
- a CDS encoding TolC family protein: MSVIAVGVFISSAVIAHDVSVASMSAKEQANTKSQLDLLVLLALENDHGRKQYFAQSQAMRETGVAQSTLMDPKLKVGFGGLPVDSFKFDDDPMTNISVGLMQQFERGATLDLRQKQANQKADGIGLQVNSRELDVTQSMSQLWLELGYQQYAEQTLKANRSLLVELEQFIQTNYGLGKSEAQDVLNAQLKISQLDEKLQSNAQMQRRLLSQLSEWLGDDWVTRNKELKASNQLTWPMLDSYLANHIDSHQHYQKLNQHPMVKMVDASIAATETQVELAEQAYTPQFGVEVMYAYRQADNMSGPASDLVSAYLTMDIPLFTDNRQDRELSAAQFQVGAARSQKDVVLAQLNARVNALIVDRVNLEQRLDRYQSTLLNQSQARTQAVERGYQNNTAQYSDVIQASMDELTLQLEYQRLITDLSVVNSSLAALLGGFEYQVASPQLKIEE, from the coding sequence ATGAGTGTGATAGCCGTTGGTGTGTTCATTTCTTCTGCCGTTATCGCGCATGATGTGAGCGTGGCCTCTATGTCGGCGAAGGAACAAGCTAACACGAAATCTCAGTTAGATTTACTTGTTCTACTGGCGTTAGAGAATGACCATGGGCGCAAACAATACTTCGCCCAATCTCAAGCGATGAGAGAGACAGGTGTCGCGCAATCCACCCTGATGGATCCAAAACTCAAAGTAGGTTTTGGTGGCCTTCCAGTCGATAGCTTTAAGTTCGACGACGACCCAATGACTAACATCTCAGTCGGTTTGATGCAACAGTTCGAGCGTGGAGCGACGCTAGACCTAAGACAAAAACAAGCCAATCAAAAAGCAGATGGTATTGGGCTGCAAGTAAATAGTCGTGAGCTAGATGTTACTCAGAGCATGTCCCAGCTTTGGCTTGAGCTCGGTTATCAGCAATATGCTGAACAAACCCTTAAAGCCAATCGCTCATTGTTGGTTGAGCTAGAGCAGTTCATACAAACCAATTACGGCTTAGGGAAAAGCGAAGCACAAGATGTACTCAACGCGCAGCTGAAAATCAGTCAGTTGGACGAAAAGCTTCAAAGCAATGCACAGATGCAAAGGCGTCTACTTTCTCAACTTTCCGAGTGGTTGGGAGATGATTGGGTGACTCGAAACAAAGAGCTAAAAGCTAGCAATCAGTTGACTTGGCCGATGCTCGATAGTTATCTCGCCAATCATATTGACTCTCATCAGCACTATCAAAAACTTAACCAACATCCAATGGTGAAAATGGTTGATGCCAGCATTGCTGCTACGGAGACTCAAGTCGAGTTGGCAGAGCAGGCCTACACTCCCCAGTTTGGTGTAGAGGTGATGTACGCCTATCGACAAGCCGACAATATGTCAGGCCCAGCTTCAGACCTAGTGAGTGCTTATCTCACAATGGATATCCCACTGTTTACCGATAATCGTCAAGACCGAGAACTGTCAGCGGCCCAATTCCAAGTCGGTGCAGCACGCTCGCAAAAAGATGTGGTGTTAGCACAACTGAATGCCCGAGTTAATGCGTTGATTGTTGATCGTGTCAACTTAGAGCAGCGACTAGATCGATACCAATCAACGCTATTAAATCAGTCCCAAGCGAGAACTCAGGCCGTTGAGCGCGGTTATCAGAACAATACCGCACAATACAGTGACGTGATTCAAGCATCGATGGATGAACTGACTTTGCAGCTTGAATATCAACGACTCATTACTGATTTAAGCGTTGTTAACAGCTCGCTGGCTGCTTTATTAGGTGGCTTTGAATACCAAGTAGCGTCACCACAACTCAAAATTGAAGAGTAA
- a CDS encoding tyrosine-type recombinase/integrase, whose product MDTGFNFTKRALESIEKPKRRTTYRDVGSSKSVQGLVLDALVSGAKVFRYQRKVNGKNIKVKLGEFPTTTVEQAREMARSTATDLANGINPNQQKREARESQTFDDLFDIYVASFELDIKAKKRRASSLKSSKTLYRLHLKAELGKKTINDFDAEKARTFMQGIFTKNGYSKHNHSLTLLKSMFNRAYVEFNPFAKISKVDESLFRRERTLSKEELGQFFNSLSQEKQIYQDCIFLLLLTGQRKSMVLSMRWQEIDLDNRRWVIPASKNKSKKAHSVPLPHEAMKILTRRSNEAQLNQEFVFPSARSHVGHITDKSGKGGFWQRVTDRIGMYAPDNQEKHLTVHDLRRTLATYQVTSGGSIQATSKLLGHSNISITNDVYAHLSDDSVRETLENTVSYMLGDSLQTKLGRIKQDIDSLPIEAKQELKSYIEESVNSVTYRA is encoded by the coding sequence ATGGATACGGGATTTAACTTCACAAAGCGAGCGCTAGAAAGCATAGAAAAACCGAAACGTCGCACTACCTATAGAGACGTTGGAAGCAGCAAAAGTGTCCAAGGGCTGGTGCTCGATGCGTTAGTTTCTGGTGCTAAAGTTTTCCGTTATCAGCGCAAAGTGAATGGGAAAAACATCAAGGTCAAACTGGGCGAATTTCCTACAACAACAGTTGAACAAGCAAGAGAAATGGCACGAAGCACCGCTACCGATCTTGCTAATGGTATCAACCCCAATCAACAAAAAAGAGAAGCGAGAGAAAGCCAAACCTTTGATGACTTATTCGACATTTATGTAGCATCGTTTGAACTAGATATTAAAGCCAAGAAACGCCGAGCCAGTAGCCTAAAATCCAGTAAAACCTTATACCGATTACACTTAAAAGCAGAACTGGGTAAAAAAACGATCAATGACTTTGACGCTGAAAAAGCAAGAACGTTTATGCAGGGTATATTTACCAAGAACGGCTATAGCAAACACAACCATTCATTAACTCTGCTTAAGTCCATGTTCAATCGGGCTTACGTTGAGTTTAACCCCTTCGCCAAAATCAGTAAGGTTGATGAATCTCTTTTCAGGCGAGAAAGAACCTTATCCAAAGAAGAACTCGGACAGTTTTTCAACTCACTAAGCCAAGAAAAGCAAATTTATCAAGATTGTATATTTTTGCTCTTACTTACTGGGCAACGTAAGTCGATGGTCCTATCTATGCGTTGGCAAGAAATCGATCTAGATAATCGTCGATGGGTTATTCCAGCCAGTAAAAATAAGAGTAAAAAAGCGCATTCTGTCCCTCTGCCTCACGAGGCAATGAAGATTCTAACCCGACGCTCAAACGAAGCTCAGCTTAACCAAGAATTTGTCTTTCCGAGTGCAAGAAGTCATGTCGGGCATATCACAGATAAAAGTGGTAAAGGCGGTTTCTGGCAAAGAGTCACTGACCGCATAGGCATGTATGCACCTGATAACCAAGAGAAACACCTGACGGTTCATGATCTAAGGCGGACTCTAGCCACCTATCAAGTGACATCCGGTGGTTCAATACAAGCTACGAGTAAGCTACTTGGGCACTCTAATATCAGCATAACCAATGATGTCTATGCCCATCTTTCTGACGATAGTGTGAGAGAAACTTTAGAAAACACCGTTAGCTATATGCTGGGAGATTCTTTACAAACCAAGTTAGGGCGCATCAAACAAGACATTGATAGCTTACCTATCGAGGCAAAGCAGGAATTAAAGAGTTATATAGAAGAGTCGGTAAATTCTGTAACTTATAGGGCTTAA
- a CDS encoding helix-turn-helix domain-containing protein — protein MNNVENSKFGSKLNRKLAAEYLGVTEGTLAVWASTGRYSLPFVKVGRKVFYTLADLDAFLESRVQTQTA, from the coding sequence ATGAACAACGTAGAAAACTCAAAGTTTGGAAGCAAACTAAACCGTAAACTGGCAGCAGAGTATTTAGGAGTAACTGAAGGAACACTCGCGGTATGGGCATCAACAGGACGCTATAGCCTACCGTTTGTCAAAGTTGGCCGTAAGGTGTTTTATACACTAGCCGACCTTGATGCCTTTCTAGAAAGCCGTGTTCAAACTCAAACAGCATAA